A window from Micromonospora terminaliae encodes these proteins:
- a CDS encoding helix-turn-helix domain-containing protein, giving the protein MAAAPPAGDRTTDAVGRRIRALREERGMSLSTLARLAGVGKATLSGLENGTRNPTLETLYAITAQLGVPLTAVLSGPAETPTVRGAAVGATLLEVFSDTDATYELYRMRVSPGPAQLSPAHQAGVTEHVTVFSGVLRAGPATAPLTAGPGEYLRWASDVPHSYAAVGDEEVRASLLLRYPRPATVEP; this is encoded by the coding sequence ATGGCAGCTGCCCCACCAGCCGGTGACCGGACCACCGACGCCGTCGGCCGGCGGATCCGCGCCCTCCGCGAGGAGCGCGGCATGTCCCTGTCCACCCTCGCCCGGCTGGCCGGCGTCGGGAAGGCCACCCTCTCCGGCCTGGAGAACGGCACCCGAAACCCGACCCTGGAGACCCTGTACGCGATCACCGCCCAGCTCGGCGTGCCCCTCACCGCCGTGCTCTCCGGGCCGGCCGAGACGCCGACCGTCCGCGGTGCCGCGGTGGGAGCGACCCTGCTGGAGGTCTTCAGCGACACCGACGCGACCTACGAGCTGTACCGGATGCGGGTCAGCCCCGGCCCGGCGCAGCTCTCCCCCGCGCACCAGGCCGGTGTCACCGAACACGTCACCGTCTTCTCCGGCGTGCTCCGGGCCGGCCCGGCGACCGCCCCGCTCACCGCCGGCCCGGGGGAATACCTCCGCTGGGCCTCCGACGTGCCGCACAGCTACGCCGCGGTGGGCGACGAGGAGGTCCGGGCGAGCCTGCTGCTGCGCTACCCGCGACCGGCCACAGTGGAGCCCTGA